A single Micromonospora sp. CCTCC AA 2012012 DNA region contains:
- a CDS encoding putative RNA methyltransferase — protein MDPRVVHRLRCPVCAEPLTETTAGTARALRCPRRHSFDVARQGYVNLLAGRAPHSGDSAEMVAARADFLAAGHYDAIAAALAATARQIRYAAPPPDRHAAPHTLCSAATHAAAPDGETCCADGCRAKAANQRVGPQAPSTPGAPSTPGATEQLRDGDAYPLVVDAGAGTGWYLAAVLAALPDAVGLALDVSKPALRRAARAHPRAAAALADTWQRLPLADASAALLLNVFAPRNGAEFHRVLDPAGALLVVTPAEDHLAELVDALDLLRVDPAKADRVAGSLAGHFTEESVTVHRTRLALSRPAVATLVGMGPSAWHTDPDRLAARIAALPEPVGVTLAVRLGVHRPR, from the coding sequence TGCACCGGCTGCGCTGCCCGGTCTGTGCCGAGCCGTTGACCGAGACCACCGCGGGCACCGCGCGGGCGCTGCGCTGCCCGCGCCGGCACAGCTTCGACGTCGCCCGCCAGGGGTACGTGAACCTGCTCGCCGGCCGCGCCCCGCACAGCGGGGACAGCGCCGAGATGGTCGCCGCCCGCGCCGACTTCCTCGCCGCCGGCCACTACGACGCGATCGCCGCGGCTCTCGCCGCCACCGCACGGCAGATCCGGTACGCCGCGCCGCCGCCCGACCGTCACGCTGCCCCGCACACCCTTTGCTCTGCAGCCACCCACGCAGCAGCACCCGACGGCGAGACATGCTGCGCCGATGGCTGCAGAGCAAAGGCGGCGAACCAGCGGGTCGGACCCCAGGCACCCTCGACACCGGGCGCACCCTCGACACCGGGCGCCACCGAACAACTGAGGGACGGCGACGCGTACCCGCTGGTGGTGGATGCCGGCGCCGGGACCGGGTGGTACCTCGCGGCGGTGCTGGCGGCGCTGCCGGACGCCGTGGGTCTCGCCCTGGACGTCTCCAAGCCGGCGCTGCGCCGCGCGGCCCGCGCCCACCCCCGGGCCGCCGCGGCGCTCGCCGACACCTGGCAGCGGCTGCCGCTGGCCGACGCCTCGGCCGCCCTGCTGCTCAACGTCTTCGCCCCGCGCAACGGCGCCGAGTTCCACCGGGTGCTCGACCCGGCCGGCGCGCTGCTGGTGGTCACCCCCGCCGAGGACCACCTCGCCGAGCTGGTCGACGCGCTCGACCTGCTGCGGGTCGACCCGGCCAAGGCCGACCGGGTGGCGGGGAGCCTCGCCGGGCACTTCACCGAGGAGTCGGTCACCGTGCACCGGACCCGGCTCGCGCTCAGCCGGCCGGCGGTGGCGACCCTGGTCGGCATGGGGCCGAGCGCCTGGCACACCGACCCGGACCGGCTCGCCGCCCGGATCGCCGCGCTGCCCGAACCGGTCGGGGTGACCCTCGCCGTGCGGCTCGGCGTGCACCGGCCGCGCTGA
- a CDS encoding DUF4272 domain-containing protein — protein MRVSAPDPRAVREASLDELDRLGLPLPPPQFPLVWEPGDEIELRPIVEIEARIAVLHLILARCFGMPPQAAMTWLLGSHLVDMVTPPEWQFVMGGKGDHRSFVLHHDALFSLSWVLGLTKELDPTVPVDERLVERMPHIPAGETFAQWRSRILAAPQHPADAAALLDLHYCLDWAYLETEKAGRRPPGLVDANAIGQRRWALEWAVVLRGPYHDEPPGWEEVDLST, from the coding sequence GTGCGTGTATCCGCCCCCGATCCTCGGGCAGTCCGCGAGGCGAGCCTCGACGAGTTGGACCGGTTGGGGCTGCCGCTGCCGCCGCCGCAGTTCCCGCTGGTGTGGGAGCCGGGCGACGAGATCGAGCTGCGTCCGATCGTGGAGATCGAGGCCCGGATCGCCGTCCTGCACCTGATCCTGGCGCGCTGCTTCGGGATGCCCCCGCAGGCGGCCATGACCTGGCTGCTCGGGTCGCACCTGGTCGACATGGTGACGCCGCCGGAGTGGCAGTTCGTGATGGGCGGCAAGGGCGACCACCGGTCGTTCGTGCTGCACCACGACGCGCTCTTCTCGCTCTCCTGGGTGCTCGGGCTCACCAAGGAGCTGGACCCGACGGTGCCGGTGGACGAGCGGCTGGTGGAGCGGATGCCGCACATCCCGGCAGGGGAGACCTTCGCGCAGTGGCGGTCCCGGATCCTGGCCGCCCCGCAGCACCCGGCGGACGCGGCGGCCCTGCTGGACCTGCACTACTGCCTGGACTGGGCCTACCTGGAGACGGAGAAGGCGGGGCGGCGACCGCCCGGGCTGGTCGACGCGAACGCCATCGGTCAGCGCCGGTGGGCGCTGGAGTGGGCGGTGGTGCTGCGCGGGCCGTACCACGACGAGCCGCCGGGGTGGGAAGAGGTCGACCTCTCCACCTGA
- a CDS encoding thymidine phosphorylase, which produces MSAFTAVDVIRAKRDGGVLSDGQIDWVVDAYTKGLVADEQMSALAMAILLRGMTGPEIARWTAAMIASGERLDLSSVARPTVDKHSTGGVGDKITLPLTPLVAACGGAVPQLSGRGLGHTGGTLDKLESIPGWRAALSNDEFIAQLRDVGAVICAAGEGLAPADRKLYALRDVTGTVEAIPLIASSIMSKKIAEGTGALVLDVKVGSGAFMKSVDDARELARTMVELGGAHGVRTVALLTDMSTPLGLAIGNAVEVTESVEVLAGGGPADVVELTVALAREMLDAAGLPDADPAAALRDGRAMDAWRRMIRAQGGDPDAPMPTANEVEVVCATEDGFVAEVDAYAIGVAAWRLGAGRARKEDPVSIPAGIVLHKRPGDRVRVGETLYELRAEHAARIPAALAEAERAVRIAPDAPAATPLVIERIG; this is translated from the coding sequence GTGAGTGCTTTCACGGCGGTTGATGTCATTCGGGCGAAGCGGGACGGCGGGGTGCTCTCCGACGGCCAGATCGACTGGGTGGTCGACGCGTACACGAAGGGGCTGGTGGCCGACGAGCAGATGTCGGCGCTGGCCATGGCGATCCTGCTGCGCGGCATGACCGGCCCGGAGATCGCCCGGTGGACCGCCGCGATGATCGCCAGCGGGGAGCGACTGGACCTGTCGTCCGTGGCCCGGCCCACCGTGGACAAGCACTCCACCGGCGGGGTCGGTGACAAGATCACCCTGCCGCTCACCCCGCTGGTCGCCGCGTGCGGCGGCGCGGTGCCGCAGCTGAGTGGGCGCGGACTCGGTCACACCGGCGGCACGCTGGACAAGCTGGAGTCGATCCCCGGCTGGCGGGCGGCGCTGAGCAACGACGAGTTCATCGCTCAGCTCCGGGACGTGGGCGCGGTGATCTGCGCGGCCGGCGAGGGACTGGCCCCGGCCGACCGCAAGCTGTACGCGCTGCGCGACGTCACCGGCACCGTCGAGGCGATCCCGCTGATCGCCAGCTCGATCATGAGCAAGAAGATCGCCGAGGGCACGGGTGCGCTGGTGCTCGACGTGAAGGTCGGCTCCGGCGCGTTCATGAAGTCCGTCGACGACGCCCGCGAGCTGGCCCGGACCATGGTCGAGCTGGGTGGTGCGCACGGCGTGCGGACGGTCGCCCTGCTGACCGACATGTCGACCCCGCTCGGCCTGGCGATCGGCAACGCCGTCGAGGTGACCGAGTCGGTCGAGGTGCTGGCCGGTGGCGGCCCCGCCGACGTGGTGGAGCTGACCGTGGCGCTGGCCCGGGAGATGCTCGACGCGGCCGGGCTGCCGGACGCGGACCCGGCGGCCGCGCTGCGCGACGGCCGGGCGATGGACGCCTGGCGGCGGATGATCCGCGCGCAGGGCGGTGACCCGGACGCCCCGATGCCGACGGCCAACGAGGTCGAGGTGGTGTGCGCGACCGAGGACGGCTTCGTCGCCGAGGTCGACGCGTACGCGATCGGGGTGGCCGCCTGGCGGCTCGGCGCGGGCCGGGCGCGCAAGGAGGACCCGGTGAGCATCCCGGCGGGGATCGTGCTGCACAAGCGCCCCGGCGACCGGGTCCGGGTCGGCGAGACCCTGTACGAGCTGCGGGCCGAGCACGCGGCCCGGATCCCGGCGGCGCTCGCCGAGGCGGAGCGGGCGGTCCGGATCGCGCCGGACGCCCCTGCGGCGACCCCGTTGGTCATCGAGCGGATCGGCTGA